From a region of the Nonlabens sp. Hel1_33_55 genome:
- a CDS encoding acyl-CoA dehydrogenase family protein translates to MSTETAEKKMIRGGQFIVTETTAEDVFTPEDFTDEQQMMKESVREFVDKEIVPHKERFEKKDYALTEEVMRKAGEMGFLGIAVPEEYDGLGMGFVSTMLVCDYISGATGSIATAFGAHTGIGTMPITLYGTEEQKKKYVPKLATGEWFGAYCLTEPGAGSDANSGKTKAELTEDGKHYKINGQKMWISNAGFCNVFVVFARMGDDKNITGFIVENDSSNGISMGEEEHKLGIHSSSTRQVFFNDTLVPVENMLAGQGEGFKIAMNALNVGRIKLAAACLDAQRRVISLATQYANDREQFNTPIAKFGAIRKKIADMATNAYVGESASYRAAKDIENRIHARQEAGETFAQSELKGVEEFAIECSILKVAVSEDMQECADEGIQIYGGMGFSADAPMEAAWRDARISRIYEGTNEINRMLAVGMLVKKAMKGHVNLLEPAMAVGQELTSIPSFDTPDYSQLFAEEKEMLAKLKKVFLMVAGSAVQKLGTELEKHQQLLLAASDILIEIYMAESAILRTEKNAGRYGEDSQTEQIAMSKLYLYKASKIIQAKAEEGIAGFAEGDEQRMMLMGLKRFTKYANLPNVIELRNTIADKVTEENKYPF, encoded by the coding sequence ATGTCAACAGAAACAGCAGAAAAGAAAATGATCCGCGGTGGTCAATTTATAGTAACAGAAACAACCGCAGAAGATGTGTTCACTCCTGAAGATTTCACGGATGAACAACAGATGATGAAGGAATCTGTCCGCGAGTTTGTGGACAAAGAGATTGTACCTCACAAAGAACGTTTTGAAAAGAAAGATTACGCACTTACTGAAGAAGTAATGCGCAAGGCTGGAGAAATGGGCTTTTTAGGTATCGCAGTGCCAGAAGAATACGACGGTCTAGGAATGGGATTTGTTTCCACAATGTTGGTTTGTGACTACATCTCTGGAGCAACTGGTTCCATCGCTACCGCTTTTGGTGCACATACAGGAATTGGTACCATGCCTATTACTTTATACGGAACTGAAGAACAGAAGAAAAAATACGTTCCTAAACTTGCCACTGGTGAGTGGTTTGGAGCTTACTGTTTGACAGAGCCAGGCGCAGGTTCTGACGCCAACTCTGGAAAAACAAAAGCAGAACTTACAGAAGATGGTAAGCATTACAAGATCAACGGTCAAAAAATGTGGATCTCAAATGCTGGTTTTTGTAATGTATTTGTGGTTTTCGCACGTATGGGCGATGATAAAAACATCACTGGATTTATTGTAGAAAATGATTCTAGCAATGGGATTTCTATGGGTGAAGAAGAGCATAAGCTCGGTATCCACTCCTCTTCTACTCGTCAGGTATTTTTCAACGATACGTTAGTACCAGTTGAAAATATGTTGGCTGGTCAAGGTGAAGGTTTCAAAATTGCTATGAACGCGTTGAACGTAGGTCGTATCAAGTTGGCAGCAGCATGTTTAGATGCACAACGTCGTGTGATTTCATTAGCTACTCAATATGCTAACGACCGTGAGCAGTTCAATACGCCTATTGCCAAGTTTGGTGCGATACGCAAGAAAATTGCAGATATGGCAACTAACGCTTATGTAGGTGAAAGTGCTTCTTATCGTGCAGCAAAAGACATTGAAAATAGGATCCACGCAAGACAAGAAGCTGGAGAAACATTTGCTCAATCAGAATTGAAAGGTGTTGAAGAGTTTGCTATTGAATGTTCTATCCTCAAAGTAGCAGTTTCTGAAGATATGCAGGAATGTGCCGATGAAGGTATCCAGATTTATGGTGGTATGGGCTTTAGTGCAGATGCTCCTATGGAAGCCGCCTGGAGAGATGCTCGTATTTCCCGTATATATGAAGGTACTAACGAGATCAACCGCATGCTAGCGGTCGGAATGCTTGTGAAGAAGGCAATGAAGGGTCATGTGAATCTACTAGAACCAGCAATGGCAGTAGGCCAGGAATTGACCTCTATTCCATCTTTTGATACGCCAGATTACTCTCAGCTTTTTGCTGAAGAGAAAGAAATGCTTGCCAAACTCAAGAAAGTGTTCTTGATGGTTGCTGGTAGCGCCGTTCAAAAATTAGGAACTGAATTAGAGAAGCACCAGCAATTATTGCTTGCCGCATCTGATATCTTGATCGAGATCTATATGGCAGAAAGTGCGATCCTAAGAACTGAAAAGAACGCTGGCCGTTATGGTGAAGACTCTCAGACAGAGCAAATCGCAATGTCTAAGTTATACTTATACAAAGCATCCAAGATTATTCAAGCAAAAGCTGAAGAAGGAATCGCAGGATTTGCCGAAGGTGATGAGCAACGAATGATGCTAATGGGCTTGAAACGATTTACTAAGTATGCCAATTTGCCTAACGTGATCGAACTAAGAAACACGATCGCAGATAAAGTAACTGAAGAAAATAAGTATCCTTTCTAG
- a CDS encoding four helix bundle protein, producing the protein MHQFEKLNIWQKAMDLVAEIYKATEQFPNEEKYGLTSQMRRSAVSIPSNIAEGSGRNSNQQFNYFLGIASGSTSELITQTFLSERLKLIDKEISEKIVDQCVEISKMNISLQKSLSKNTNY; encoded by the coding sequence ATGCATCAATTTGAGAAATTGAATATTTGGCAAAAAGCGATGGATCTTGTAGCTGAAATTTATAAAGCTACCGAGCAATTTCCGAACGAAGAAAAATACGGTTTGACTTCACAAATGCGAAGAAGCGCTGTTTCAATTCCATCAAATATCGCAGAAGGGTCAGGAAGAAATAGTAATCAGCAGTTTAATTATTTCTTAGGGATCGCTTCTGGAAGTACCTCAGAATTGATAACTCAAACATTTTTATCTGAGAGATTAAAATTAATTGATAAAGAAATATCAGAAAAAATAGTTGATCAATGTGTCGAGATTAGCAAAATGAATATTTCACTACAAAAGTCACTGAGTAAAAATACTAATTACTAA
- a CDS encoding acetyl-CoA C-acyltransferase — translation MNKTAYIVAAKRTAVGKSGRGVFRFKRPDELAAETIQGMLKDLPDFDKGRIDDMIIGNAMPEAEQGLNMARQISLLALDRVDVPGTTINRWCASGLDAIGAAVARIQSGMAECIVAGGVESMSYVPMGGYKPTPDYKLAKQGHEDYYWGMGLTAEEVANEYNVSREEQDQFAYESQMKALKAQEENRFQDQIVPIDVEEVYLDENGKKQTRTYTVTKDEGPRKGTNVEALSKLRPVFAAGGSVTAGNSSQTSDGAAFTLVMSEDMVNELGIKPIAKMVSFAVAAVEPRVMGIAPIIAIPKALKQAGLKKEDMALIELNEAFASQSVAVVRELDLNKDIVNVNGGAIALGHPLGCTGAKLSVQIFDEMRKRGNQGKHCMVTMCVGTGQGAAGIFEFLN, via the coding sequence ATGAACAAAACAGCATATATAGTAGCCGCAAAAAGAACAGCGGTAGGAAAATCTGGCAGAGGCGTTTTTAGGTTCAAAAGACCTGACGAACTTGCTGCCGAAACCATTCAAGGAATGTTGAAGGATCTTCCTGATTTTGACAAAGGCCGCATTGATGATATGATCATTGGTAACGCGATGCCTGAGGCAGAACAGGGATTGAACATGGCACGCCAGATCTCACTTTTAGCGTTGGATCGTGTGGACGTTCCTGGAACCACTATCAATAGATGGTGTGCTTCAGGATTAGATGCGATAGGCGCAGCAGTAGCACGTATACAGTCAGGAATGGCAGAATGTATCGTGGCTGGTGGTGTAGAAAGTATGAGCTATGTCCCAATGGGTGGTTACAAACCAACTCCAGATTACAAGCTGGCCAAACAAGGTCACGAAGATTATTATTGGGGAATGGGATTGACCGCTGAAGAGGTGGCGAATGAATACAACGTCTCTCGTGAAGAACAAGATCAGTTTGCCTACGAATCTCAAATGAAAGCCTTAAAAGCTCAAGAAGAGAATCGTTTTCAAGATCAAATCGTACCTATCGATGTTGAGGAAGTTTACCTTGATGAGAATGGTAAAAAACAAACTAGAACTTACACGGTGACTAAAGATGAAGGTCCGCGTAAAGGAACTAATGTAGAAGCTTTATCAAAATTACGTCCAGTATTCGCTGCTGGTGGTAGTGTTACTGCTGGTAACTCTTCACAAACTAGTGATGGTGCAGCATTCACTTTAGTGATGAGCGAGGATATGGTGAACGAATTGGGCATCAAACCTATTGCAAAAATGGTAAGCTTTGCCGTTGCAGCCGTTGAACCACGCGTGATGGGAATTGCTCCTATCATTGCGATTCCTAAAGCATTGAAACAAGCCGGACTTAAAAAAGAAGACATGGCCTTGATCGAATTGAACGAGGCGTTTGCAAGTCAATCTGTAGCTGTAGTTCGCGAGTTAGATCTTAATAAGGACATCGTGAATGTCAACGGTGGTGCGATCGCATTGGGTCATCCACTAGGATGTACTGGTGCAAAATTATCGGTTCAGATTTTTGATGAAATGCGCAAGCGTGGCAATCAAGGCAAACACTGTATGGTTACCATGTGTGTGGGAACTGGACAAGGAGCCGCTGGAATATTTGAGTTTTTAAATTAG
- a CDS encoding 3-hydroxyacyl-CoA dehydrogenase/enoyl-CoA hydratase family protein has product MGKRRIKHVTVIGSGIMGSGIACHFANIGCEVLLLDIVPRELTDKEKAQGLTLEDKQVRNRMVNENLASAIKSNPAPLYVKEFANRISTGNLEDDLKKIKDTDWIIEVVVERLDIKKSVFEKIEEHRKKGTLITSNTSGIPIKFMNEGRSEDFRKHFAVTHFFNPPRYLKLFEVVPGPDCDPEVTDFLMHYGEKFLGKTSVLAKDTPAFIGNRVGIFSIQSLFHTVKEMGLTVSEVDKLTGPVIGRPKSATFRTVDVVGLDTLVHVANGVYENAPEDEHRDMFKLPEFIDTMMQNKWLGSKSGQGFYKKVKGKDGKSEIQGLNLETMEYELEDRAKFATLEQTKSIDNVPDRFPVLIKGKDKAGEFYRKSFGSLFAYVQHRIPGISDELYRIDDAMSAGFGWENGPFEIWDAVGVQKGIDLMKEQGKEPASWVTEMLEKGFESFYKVKDGATYYYSIPDKDYVKKPGQDSIIILDNIRESKEIWSNSGVSIQDLGDGIINCEFRSKMNSIGGDVLAGINKAIDLAETNYDGLVVANSGTNFSVGANIGMIFMMAVEQEYDELNMAIKQFQDTMMRMRYSSIPTVVAPHQMTLGGGCEMSMHADAVVAHAETYIGLVEFGVGVIPGGGGSKEMTLRAAKGFGQGDVELNRLREYFLTIGQAKVATSAYEAFDLGILEKGKDKVVVNASHQIAAAKAEARMLADMGYTQPPPNKSIKVLGQQALGMFLVGTDAMEAGKYISDHDKKIANKLAYVMAGGNLSQAQEVSEQYLLDLEREAFLSLTGERKTLERLQHMLQKGKPLRN; this is encoded by the coding sequence ATGGGAAAACGCAGAATTAAACATGTGACCGTTATAGGTTCAGGAATTATGGGAAGCGGTATCGCTTGCCATTTTGCTAACATAGGTTGCGAGGTATTATTGCTGGATATTGTTCCTAGAGAACTGACAGATAAGGAAAAGGCTCAAGGATTAACGCTAGAAGATAAGCAGGTGCGCAATCGCATGGTAAATGAAAATCTTGCCAGTGCGATTAAAAGTAACCCTGCACCTTTGTATGTTAAGGAGTTTGCAAATCGCATTTCTACTGGAAATCTAGAAGATGACCTTAAAAAAATAAAAGATACAGACTGGATCATTGAGGTAGTTGTAGAACGACTAGATATCAAGAAATCAGTATTTGAAAAGATTGAAGAGCACCGTAAAAAAGGAACTCTGATTACCTCAAATACGTCTGGAATTCCTATCAAATTTATGAATGAAGGGCGCAGTGAAGATTTCCGTAAGCATTTTGCGGTAACACACTTCTTCAATCCACCTAGATATTTGAAATTATTTGAAGTTGTTCCAGGACCAGATTGTGATCCTGAAGTGACCGACTTCTTAATGCACTATGGTGAGAAATTCTTGGGCAAAACTTCTGTACTTGCAAAGGATACTCCGGCATTTATTGGTAACCGTGTTGGTATTTTCTCTATACAGAGTTTATTCCATACAGTTAAAGAAATGGGACTAACTGTTTCTGAAGTCGATAAATTGACAGGTCCAGTAATAGGACGACCTAAGTCGGCTACATTTAGAACTGTCGATGTTGTTGGATTGGATACATTGGTACATGTTGCCAATGGTGTTTATGAAAATGCTCCAGAAGATGAACATAGAGATATGTTCAAACTTCCAGAATTCATCGACACGATGATGCAAAACAAATGGCTAGGTAGTAAATCTGGTCAAGGATTTTACAAAAAAGTAAAAGGGAAAGATGGCAAAAGTGAGATTCAAGGATTGAACCTTGAAACGATGGAGTATGAACTAGAGGATCGAGCAAAATTTGCTACTCTAGAACAAACTAAAAGTATTGATAATGTACCAGATCGTTTTCCTGTTTTAATAAAAGGAAAAGATAAAGCTGGCGAATTTTACCGTAAGAGTTTTGGTTCCCTATTTGCATACGTACAACACAGAATCCCAGGAATTTCTGATGAATTATATCGCATCGATGATGCAATGAGCGCAGGATTCGGTTGGGAGAATGGCCCTTTTGAAATATGGGATGCTGTTGGTGTTCAGAAAGGGATTGACCTGATGAAAGAACAGGGAAAAGAGCCAGCTTCATGGGTAACCGAAATGCTCGAGAAAGGTTTTGAGTCTTTTTACAAAGTAAAAGACGGAGCGACATATTACTACTCTATCCCAGATAAAGACTACGTTAAGAAACCTGGACAGGACAGTATTATTATCCTTGATAACATAAGAGAATCCAAAGAAATCTGGAGCAATTCTGGTGTTTCCATTCAAGATCTAGGTGATGGTATCATCAATTGTGAGTTCCGTAGTAAAATGAATTCTATAGGTGGTGATGTACTTGCCGGTATTAATAAAGCGATTGACCTTGCAGAAACGAATTATGACGGATTGGTAGTTGCCAATTCTGGCACCAACTTCTCAGTAGGTGCCAACATTGGAATGATTTTCATGATGGCCGTCGAGCAGGAATATGATGAGCTTAACATGGCAATCAAACAATTCCAAGACACTATGATGCGCATGCGTTATAGCAGTATTCCTACTGTTGTAGCACCACATCAAATGACGCTGGGTGGTGGTTGTGAGATGTCTATGCATGCAGATGCCGTGGTAGCTCATGCAGAAACCTATATCGGTTTGGTTGAGTTTGGCGTTGGAGTAATTCCTGGCGGTGGTGGATCTAAAGAAATGACGCTGAGAGCAGCGAAAGGATTTGGTCAGGGTGATGTAGAACTCAACCGATTAAGAGAATACTTCTTAACCATTGGACAGGCTAAAGTTGCAACAAGTGCTTATGAAGCTTTTGATTTGGGAATATTAGAGAAAGGAAAAGACAAAGTTGTGGTAAACGCGTCTCACCAGATTGCAGCTGCCAAAGCAGAAGCTAGAATGCTGGCAGATATGGGTTACACCCAACCGCCACCTAACAAAAGCATTAAAGTTCTTGGTCAACAGGCTTTAGGTATGTTCCTCGTTGGAACTGACGCAATGGAAGCTGGTAAATACATCAGCGACCATGATAAGAAAATTGCCAACAAGCTAGCCTACGTTATGGCTGGTGGCAATTTGAGTCAAGCACAAGAAGTATCAGAACAATATCTTCTAGATCTTGAGAGAGAAGCTTTCTTGAGTTTAACGGGAGAACGTAAAACGTTGGAACGCTTGCAGCACATGTTGCAAAAAGGTAAACCACTTAGAAACTAA
- a CDS encoding MarR family winged helix-turn-helix transcriptional regulator, whose protein sequence is MKNKTIDYVLRSTWMSVAKMYNEQASVKNSTMATGFALISIDPDTGTPSTALGPKMGMEATSLSRTLKSMEEKGLIKRSRNPEDGRSVLIHLTDFGKEMRDFSKNVVKTFDNVVKAEISEEKLSTFLEVAQHINELVNSKKVYNQEQALVKK, encoded by the coding sequence ATGAAAAACAAAACGATAGATTACGTGTTGCGATCCACATGGATGTCTGTGGCCAAAATGTATAACGAACAGGCCAGCGTGAAGAATAGTACGATGGCAACTGGTTTTGCGCTTATTAGCATCGATCCAGATACGGGAACACCGAGCACGGCACTGGGACCAAAAATGGGTATGGAAGCCACATCACTTTCTAGAACACTTAAGTCAATGGAAGAAAAGGGATTGATCAAAAGATCTCGCAATCCAGAAGATGGACGTAGTGTTTTGATACATCTAACTGATTTTGGCAAGGAGATGCGTGACTTTTCAAAAAACGTCGTTAAAACCTTTGATAACGTAGTCAAAGCAGAAATTTCAGAAGAAAAATTAAGTACCTTTCTAGAGGTTGCCCAGCACATTAATGAGCTGGTTAATTCAAAGAAAGTATACAATCAAGAACAAGCATTAGTTAAAAAATAA
- a CDS encoding gliding motility-associated C-terminal domain-containing protein, protein MTKQILAIGMMLMCFAFAKAQLESSQWFFGENAGVDFRSGNVESTAISQMQTGEGCATLSDEDGNLLFYTDGSTVYNRNHEIMVNGTGLKGNSSSTSSAVAVPFPDSTNLFYIFTVDTDDLVYRLAEGMHYSIVDMTLDNGNGGILQDSKNTLVLERTSEKLTAIENATNTGYWIITQFEDRFYSYELTASGLNMEPVISQVDPFIELVDFFITNVDVAAMRGYIKVNSSGTKLAAAHFSNNTTADFDGITGIVEARSLAYAQGGELYLYDFDNNTGIVSNPIPLLSREDNGSYYGIEFSPDGNYLYAEIDYLEPSVNSIFNFIGGEIAQFDLNATDIAASKRTIHQDRNQLFRGALQIGIDGNIYHARINQNALSVLSNPNNGSVPVSYGFNQQSLQPGTISVYGLPIFVQSFFQEFTIRMENGCDGDAITYSLETNTDDYEVVWNFGDPQLGTENTSTAREGSVVFSGVGTYEVSATITTLFQTITLSETVIIYPQVAINETDLQITECDLGTGATFFNLSAIPETISNIPEQTVSIHENQEDALNNEEPINVTVPYLSDEESTVLYVKVQNENCFQIRELRLIIENCPVEIFNTLTPNGDGSNDSLQIAGLIGIYENFEISIFNRYGRAVWNGGPDNPNWDGTSNVAGTDGELLPAGTYYYVVQLNDPEVKDSAGYIYLTY, encoded by the coding sequence ATGACTAAACAGATCCTCGCTATTGGAATGATGTTGATGTGTTTCGCTTTCGCGAAAGCGCAATTAGAATCATCTCAATGGTTTTTTGGAGAAAATGCAGGAGTAGACTTTAGGTCTGGAAACGTCGAATCAACAGCCATAAGCCAGATGCAAACCGGTGAAGGCTGCGCAACTTTATCTGACGAGGACGGTAACCTACTCTTCTATACCGACGGCTCAACAGTTTACAATCGCAACCATGAAATCATGGTTAACGGTACCGGTCTAAAAGGAAACTCTTCCAGCACAAGCAGCGCCGTTGCAGTTCCTTTTCCAGATTCTACCAACCTTTTCTACATTTTTACAGTAGACACAGATGATCTGGTATATCGCCTTGCCGAAGGTATGCACTACTCGATTGTTGATATGACGCTAGATAATGGCAATGGTGGCATACTTCAAGATTCTAAAAACACGCTCGTTCTGGAGCGCACGTCAGAAAAATTGACTGCCATTGAAAATGCTACCAATACCGGTTACTGGATCATCACCCAGTTTGAAGACCGCTTTTATAGCTATGAATTAACTGCATCAGGACTGAATATGGAACCCGTCATCTCTCAGGTTGACCCATTCATTGAGCTGGTTGATTTTTTTATAACTAATGTGGACGTGGCAGCCATGCGTGGCTACATTAAGGTGAATAGCAGCGGTACCAAACTTGCAGCAGCTCATTTTTCTAACAATACAACGGCAGATTTTGATGGCATTACTGGCATCGTTGAGGCACGCAGTCTGGCTTATGCTCAAGGTGGTGAACTTTATCTCTACGATTTTGATAACAATACAGGTATTGTGAGCAACCCAATTCCGTTACTAAGTAGAGAAGACAATGGCTCTTATTATGGCATTGAGTTCTCACCAGATGGAAATTATCTGTATGCAGAAATTGACTATTTAGAACCATCAGTTAATTCGATATTTAATTTTATAGGCGGTGAGATTGCTCAGTTTGATCTCAACGCCACAGATATTGCTGCTTCAAAGCGCACCATACATCAGGATCGGAATCAGTTGTTTAGAGGAGCTTTGCAAATAGGTATCGATGGCAATATTTACCACGCTAGAATCAATCAGAATGCCTTAAGTGTTTTATCAAATCCTAACAATGGATCTGTACCAGTCAGTTACGGTTTCAACCAGCAATCGCTACAACCAGGAACGATAAGTGTTTATGGCCTACCAATTTTTGTGCAAAGCTTCTTCCAGGAGTTTACCATTAGAATGGAAAATGGCTGTGATGGTGATGCTATCACTTATTCGTTAGAAACCAATACTGATGATTATGAAGTAGTTTGGAATTTTGGTGATCCACAATTGGGAACTGAAAACACTTCAACAGCTAGAGAAGGATCGGTCGTTTTTTCTGGCGTTGGAACTTATGAGGTTAGTGCGACAATTACCACTCTTTTCCAAACTATAACGTTGAGTGAAACTGTAATCATCTATCCGCAGGTTGCAATCAATGAAACCGATTTACAGATTACCGAATGCGATCTAGGAACTGGTGCGACTTTTTTTAATTTAAGCGCTATTCCAGAGACGATTAGTAATATTCCAGAGCAAACAGTATCCATTCACGAGAATCAAGAAGATGCTTTGAACAATGAGGAACCAATCAATGTCACCGTGCCTTATTTGAGCGATGAAGAGTCGACCGTTTTGTATGTGAAAGTGCAAAACGAAAACTGTTTTCAAATAAGAGAACTCCGTCTGATCATTGAAAATTGTCCCGTAGAAATATTCAACACCTTAACTCCTAATGGCGACGGGTCTAACGATTCACTGCAAATCGCAGGCTTGATTGGCATCTATGAAAATTTTGAGATTTCCATATTCAACAGGTACGGTCGTGCGGTTTGGAATGGCGGTCCCGATAATCCTAACTGGGATGGAACTTCCAACGTTGCAGGGACCGATGGCGAATTGTTGCCGGCTGGCACCTATTATTATGTGGTTCAACTCAATGATCCAGAGGTGAAAGATTCTGCTGGCTACATCTACCTAACCTATTAA